Proteins from a genomic interval of Quercus robur chromosome 9, dhQueRobu3.1, whole genome shotgun sequence:
- the LOC126700502 gene encoding glucose-6-phosphate isomerase 1, chloroplastic: protein MASISGICSSSPSLKPQKPLLRPIHSLRRDSLAFPTRSRTQSVAREISAELSSSSKPEILKKKEKIEALEKDPRALWRRYVDWLYQHKDLGLFIDVSRVGFSDEFVAEMEPRFVDAFRAMEELERGAIANPDEGRMVGHYWLRNPMLAPKSLLRTQIESTLDAVCSFANDVVSGKIKPPSSPEGRFTQILSVGIGGSALGPQFVAEALAPDNPPLKIRFIDNTDPAGIDHQIAQLGDELASTLVIVISKSGGTPETRNGLLEVQKAFREAGLEFAKQGVAITQENSLLDKTARIEGWLARFPMFDWVGGRTSEMSAVGLLPAALQGIDIREMLAGASIMDEANRTTVVRNNPAALLALCWYWASDGIGSKDMVVLPYKDSLLLFSRYLQQLVMESIGKEFDLDGNRVNQGLTVYGNKGSTDQHAYIQQLREGVHNFFVTFIEVLRDRPPGHDWELEPGVTCGDYLFGMLQGTRSALYSNNRESITVTVQEVTPRSVGALIALYERAVGIYASLVNINAYHQPGVEAGKKAAGEVLALQKRVLTVLNEASCKEPVEPLTLEEVAERCHAPEDIEMIHKIIAHMAANDRAIIAEGSCGSPRSLKVFTGECNVDALFA from the exons ATGGCTTCGATCTCAGGCATTTGTTCGTCTTCTCCATCTCTCAAGCCCCAAAAACCTCTCCTCAGACCAATCCACTCGCTCCGACGCGACTCGTTGGCGTTCCCAACTCGCTCGCGGACTCAGTCCGTGGCCCGCGAGATCTCCGCCGAGCTATCGTCGTCGTCGAAGCCTGAGattttgaagaagaaggagaagattGAAGCTTTGGAGAAAGATCCTAGGGCTCTGTGGCGGAGGTACGTGGATTGGCTGTACCAGCACAAGGACCTAGGGTTGTTCATCGATGtgagtcgggtcgggttctcgGACGAGTTCGTGGCCGAGATGGAGCCCCGGTTCGTAGACGCGTTTAGGGCCATGGAGGAGTTGGAGAGAGGCGCGATTGCGAACCCGGACGAAGGTCGCATGGTTGGACACTATTGGCTTCGGAACCCTATGCTCGCGCCCAAATCGTTATTGAGGACTCAGATTGAGAGTACTCTCGACGCTGTGTGTAGCTTCGCAAACGACGTCGTCAGTGGTAAG ATTAAACCCCCATCTTCTCCAGAAGGTCGCTTTACTCAAATACTTTCTGTTGGGATTGGAGGTTCAGCTCTTGGACCACAGTTTGTTGCAGAGGCGTTGGCCCCTGATAATCCTCCTCTTAAG ATAAGATTCATTGACAATACAGATCCAGCAGGAATTGATCATCAGATTGCACAGCTTGGTGATGAGCTGGCATCTACCCTTGTAATAGTGATTTCAAAG AGTGGAGGCACTCCTGAAACTAGAAATGGTTTGTTGGAAGTACAGAAGGCTTTTCGAGAAGCTGGCCTGGAGTTTGCAAAACAG GGTGTTGCTATAACACAAGAAAATTCATTATTAGACAAAACTGCAAGAATTGAGGGCTGGTTAGCTAGATTCCCCATGTTTGACTGGGTGGGTGGTAGAACTTCTGAAATGTCTGCAGTTGGTCTGCTTCCAGCAGCACTTCAG GGAATTGACATAAGAGAAATGCTTGCTGGTGCATCAATAATGGATGAGGCAAATAGAACTACTGTG GTCAGGAATAATCCTGCAGCGTTGCTAGCTTTATGCTGGTATTGGGCTTCTGATGGGATAGGATCAAAG GATATGGTTGTTCTTCCTTACAAGGACAGCCTATTGTTATTTAGTCGGTATTTGCAGCAGTTGGTCATGGAATCTATTGGGAAGGAGTTTGACTTGGATGGAAATCGG GTGAATCAAGGACTTACCGTATATGGAAATAAAGGGAGCACAGATCAGCATGC TTATATTCAACAACTGAGAGAAGGTGTGCACAATTTCTTTGTGACATTCATTGAGGTGCTTCGTGATAGACCCCCTGGTCATGATTGGGAGCTTGAACCTGGTGTGACATGTGGCGACTACCTCTTTGGCATGCTACAG GGAACAAGGTCAGCTTTGTATTCCAATAACCGCGAGTCTATTACAGTAACAGTGCAAGAAGTGACACCTAGATCTGTGGGTGCACTTATAGCACTTTATGAGCGAGCAGTGGGGATATATGCCTCACTTGTCAACATTAATGCTTACCACCAACCTG GTGTGGAAGCTGGAAAAAAAGCAGCGGGAGAAGTATTAGCTCTTCAGAAGCGTGTTTTGACGGTACTCAATGAGGCCAG tTGTAAAGAGCCTGTAGAACCCTTGACACTTGAGGAAGTAGCTGAGCGTTGCCATGCTCCTGAAGAT ATCGAAATGATTCACAAGATTATTGCTCACATGGCTGCCAATGATAGAGCAATTATTGCTGAAGGCAGTTGTGGATCACCACGGAGCTTAAAAGTTTTCACTGGGGAGTGTAATGTTGACGCGTTGTTTGCTTAA